From the genome of Amycolatopsis sp. NBC_01488, one region includes:
- a CDS encoding cutinase family protein, with protein MSRVLLSAVTTAGLAAAGLAIATAPAASAASCTDVDVPVARGTFEPGTLGLVVGDPVYQAVQSSLRPRSLSSYPVNYPADLGEPASVQKGNTDLVNHVRAQAAACPQQRFVLVGYSQGANVVDNSLGVSSDGAVVGGPIVATIPPELAPRIAAVLLFGNPIRAVGRQVTGTYQSRTMDYCANGDPVCQPGGANFLAHLSYGGDASDAAAFAASKV; from the coding sequence ATGAGTCGTGTCCTGCTCTCCGCCGTCACCACGGCCGGCCTCGCCGCCGCCGGCCTCGCCATCGCCACCGCCCCGGCCGCCTCGGCCGCGTCCTGCACCGACGTCGACGTGCCGGTCGCCCGCGGCACGTTCGAGCCGGGCACGCTCGGCCTCGTCGTCGGCGACCCCGTCTACCAGGCCGTGCAGAGTTCGCTGCGGCCGCGCTCGCTGAGCAGCTACCCCGTGAACTACCCGGCCGACCTGGGTGAGCCCGCGTCGGTGCAGAAGGGCAACACCGACCTGGTGAACCACGTCAGGGCGCAGGCCGCCGCCTGTCCGCAGCAGCGGTTCGTCCTGGTCGGCTACTCCCAGGGCGCCAACGTCGTCGACAACTCGCTCGGCGTCAGCAGCGACGGCGCGGTCGTCGGCGGCCCGATCGTCGCGACCATCCCGCCCGAGCTGGCCCCGCGGATCGCGGCGGTGCTGCTGTTCGGCAACCCGATCCGCGCGGTCGGCCGTCAGGTGACCGGGACCTACCAGAGCCGCACCATGGACTACTGCGCCAACGGCGATCCGGTCTGCCAGCCGGGCGGCGCCAACTTCCTGGCCCACCTGAGCTACGGCGGCGACGCCTCCGACGCTGCCGCCTTCGCCGCGAGCAAGGTCTGA
- a CDS encoding winged helix-turn-helix transcriptional regulator: MTEAPEWLDEHGQVVFDVFAQACTSRATLEHITGRWGILAMAALHDGTLRFNALRRRVSGVSEKMLAQTLQALERDGFVHREAQPTIPPKVEYSLTPRGRRTAALLLALIQDVEGQMPEVMESNATYDAAKRDS; the protein is encoded by the coding sequence ATGACCGAGGCGCCGGAGTGGCTGGACGAGCACGGACAGGTGGTGTTCGACGTGTTCGCGCAGGCGTGCACGTCCCGGGCGACGCTCGAGCACATCACCGGCCGCTGGGGGATCCTGGCGATGGCCGCGCTCCACGACGGCACCCTCCGGTTCAACGCCCTGCGCCGCCGCGTGTCGGGCGTCAGCGAGAAGATGCTCGCCCAGACGCTGCAGGCCCTCGAGCGCGACGGCTTCGTGCACCGCGAGGCCCAGCCGACGATCCCGCCGAAGGTCGAGTACAGCCTGACCCCGCGCGGCCGCCGGACCGCGGCGCTGCTGCTGGCGCTCATCCAGGACGTCGAGGGTCAGATGCCCGAGGTCATGGAGTCCAACGCGACGTACGACGCGGCGAAGCGCGACTCGTAA
- a CDS encoding helix-turn-helix domain-containing protein yields the protein MTQEVFGRTELAALMRPAVPALVDWIVREVWQAVPVYARHGQVTRHGVECAVVLFVDLVEDPFAPRDRLYETCRRLGAGEAYEGRTLDDLQAAYRLGTRAGWRWIMRLGRRHRLSSAVMARLAEMLFGYADELARMSIRGHREAQAELDGTQAGLRRRLLRLVTGPVAVTDAVLAELAAAAGWPLPSEVAAVALKSTVDPSWGPEVLADLEPPQPYLLVPAPVDARFCASLGVRAVVGPPVSPAASAHSLRWARATLRLVGDGALPDAPVTWCAEHLTTLWLLGDAPLADQVARQELAPLAQFPERSRRRLGETLLSWLENGGNSEKIAVDLSVHPQTVRYRVRQLKQAFGERLEDPEARFAMQAALRASALRSRGA from the coding sequence GTGACGCAAGAGGTGTTCGGGCGCACGGAGCTGGCCGCGCTGATGCGGCCGGCGGTCCCGGCGCTGGTGGACTGGATCGTCCGGGAGGTGTGGCAGGCCGTCCCGGTGTACGCCCGCCACGGCCAGGTGACCCGGCACGGCGTCGAGTGCGCCGTGGTCCTCTTCGTCGACCTGGTCGAGGATCCGTTCGCGCCGCGGGACCGGCTGTACGAGACGTGCCGCCGCCTCGGCGCGGGCGAGGCCTACGAAGGCCGGACCCTCGACGACCTCCAGGCGGCGTACCGCCTCGGCACGCGCGCGGGCTGGCGCTGGATCATGCGCCTGGGCCGCCGGCACCGGCTGTCGTCGGCGGTGATGGCGCGCCTGGCGGAGATGTTGTTCGGCTACGCGGACGAGCTGGCCCGGATGTCGATCCGCGGGCACCGCGAGGCGCAGGCCGAGCTCGACGGCACGCAGGCGGGCCTGCGCCGCCGCCTGCTGCGGCTGGTGACCGGCCCGGTGGCGGTGACGGACGCGGTCCTCGCCGAGCTCGCGGCGGCGGCCGGGTGGCCGCTCCCGTCCGAAGTGGCGGCGGTGGCCCTGAAGTCCACAGTGGACCCGTCGTGGGGTCCCGAGGTGCTGGCCGACCTCGAGCCGCCGCAGCCGTACCTGCTGGTGCCGGCCCCGGTGGACGCACGGTTCTGCGCGTCCCTCGGCGTCCGGGCCGTGGTGGGGCCGCCGGTGTCCCCGGCGGCGTCGGCGCATTCCCTGCGCTGGGCGCGGGCGACGCTGCGGCTGGTGGGCGACGGCGCGCTGCCGGACGCCCCGGTGACGTGGTGCGCGGAGCACCTGACGACGCTGTGGCTGCTCGGTGACGCGCCGCTGGCGGACCAGGTGGCCCGCCAGGAGCTGGCGCCGCTGGCCCAGTTCCCGGAGCGCAGCCGGCGGCGGCTCGGCGAGACTTTGCTGTCGTGGCTGGAGAACGGCGGCAACTCGGAGAAGATCGCGGTGGATCTCTCGGTGCACCCGCAGACGGTCCGCTACCGCGTCCGGCAGCTGAAGCAGGCTTTCGGCGAGCGGCTGGAGGACCCGGAGGCGCGGTTCGCGATGCAGGCGGCGCTACGGGCGTCGGCGTTGCGGTCCCGGGGCGCGTGA
- a CDS encoding SDR family oxidoreductase, with translation MIVVTGATGQLGRLVVEGLLKKVPAADVVAAVRDPEKAAEFAARGVQVRRADYDDPASLATAFAGADKVLLISSSTPGGRLAQHEAVVAAAREAGVGHLAYTSILAADTTKLSLAPDHKATEEAIRASGVPFTFLRNGWYTENYAQTVAQALASGSFAGTAGEGRLGGVPRIDFAEAAVEVLTGEGHEGQVYELAGDDLWSYADLAAAVTAAAGTPVTYENLPVEQYRQALVDAGLPDPVAAMLADADRGIAEGELATASGDLRRLIGRPTTPLAEAVTALVKN, from the coding sequence ATGATCGTGGTCACCGGAGCCACCGGCCAGCTCGGCCGCCTGGTCGTGGAAGGCCTGCTGAAGAAGGTCCCGGCCGCCGACGTCGTCGCGGCCGTGCGCGACCCGGAGAAGGCCGCCGAGTTCGCCGCGCGCGGCGTGCAGGTGCGCCGCGCCGACTACGACGATCCGGCGAGCCTCGCCACGGCGTTCGCCGGAGCGGACAAGGTGCTGCTGATCTCGAGCAGCACCCCCGGCGGACGGCTGGCCCAGCACGAAGCCGTCGTCGCGGCCGCCCGCGAGGCCGGCGTCGGCCACCTCGCGTACACGAGCATTCTGGCCGCCGACACGACGAAGCTGTCGCTCGCGCCGGACCACAAGGCCACCGAAGAGGCCATCCGGGCGTCGGGCGTGCCGTTCACGTTCCTGCGCAACGGCTGGTACACCGAGAACTACGCGCAGACGGTCGCCCAAGCGCTGGCATCCGGGTCCTTCGCCGGAACCGCGGGCGAAGGCAGGCTCGGCGGCGTCCCGCGGATCGACTTCGCGGAAGCAGCCGTCGAGGTCCTGACCGGCGAAGGCCACGAGGGCCAGGTGTACGAGCTGGCGGGCGACGACCTGTGGAGCTACGCCGACCTCGCCGCCGCGGTGACGGCCGCCGCGGGCACTCCGGTCACGTACGAGAACCTGCCGGTCGAGCAGTACCGGCAGGCACTCGTCGACGCCGGCCTGCCCGACCCGGTCGCGGCGATGCTGGCCGACGCCGACCGCGGGATCGCCGAGGGCGAGCTGGCGACGGCGTCCGGCGACCTGCGCCGCCTCATCGGCCGCCCGACCACCCCGCTCGCCGAAGCCGTGACCGCGCTGGTGAAGAACTGA
- a CDS encoding SDR family oxidoreductase has protein sequence MQTDLGLSGAVVLVTGGVRGVGRGISDVFLAHGAHVVTCARRETATNAEFHACDVRDESQVEALIKRIVADHGRLDVVVNNAGGAPYAPAATASPRLHEKIVQLNLLAPLLVSQHANAVMQRQDSGGAIVMISSVSGTRASPGTAAYGAAKAGLDNLTASLAVEWAPKVRVNALDVGMVRTEQAHLHYGSEAAIEAVGKTVPLGRLAEPEEVGACAAFLASGLASYVSGATLRVHGGGEVPAFLAAADVNQREDS, from the coding sequence GTGCAGACCGATCTGGGCTTGTCCGGCGCCGTCGTGCTCGTCACCGGCGGCGTCCGCGGCGTGGGCCGGGGCATCAGCGACGTGTTCCTCGCCCACGGCGCCCACGTCGTCACCTGCGCCCGCCGCGAAACCGCCACGAACGCGGAGTTCCACGCCTGCGATGTCCGGGACGAATCGCAGGTCGAAGCCTTGATCAAGCGGATCGTCGCCGATCACGGCCGCTTGGACGTCGTAGTGAACAACGCGGGCGGCGCCCCCTACGCTCCGGCAGCCACCGCGTCGCCGCGGCTGCACGAGAAGATCGTCCAGCTGAACCTGCTGGCCCCGCTGCTGGTCTCGCAGCACGCCAACGCCGTCATGCAGCGCCAGGACAGCGGCGGCGCCATCGTGATGATCTCCAGCGTCAGCGGCACCCGCGCGTCACCCGGGACCGCCGCCTACGGCGCCGCGAAGGCCGGGCTCGACAACCTCACCGCCAGCCTCGCCGTCGAGTGGGCGCCGAAGGTGCGCGTCAACGCGCTCGACGTCGGCATGGTGCGCACCGAGCAGGCCCACCTGCACTACGGCAGCGAGGCCGCGATCGAGGCCGTCGGCAAGACCGTGCCGCTCGGACGGCTCGCCGAGCCCGAGGAGGTCGGCGCGTGCGCCGCGTTCCTCGCCTCCGGCCTGGCTTCCTACGTCTCCGGCGCGACCCTGCGCGTCCACGGCGGCGGTGAGGTCCCGGCGTTCCTCGCCGCGGCCGACGTCAACCAACGGGAGGATTCGTGA
- a CDS encoding TetR/AcrR family transcriptional regulator encodes MSRPSSPDRSSTRRSTAARPTDGELLDAARAVFAERGYAQATMGLIAERADTTKPTLYAHFGDKAALFRATVTREVAAVRNWVLTAYETAAATPLEERVRLAVMAMFSYASAHPDSFRMVFDSAVDEMSNERRALADTVTTHVVDRVRAHLRAHGRTPGPGADLLAAMMVGLVGQAAMHVSHSPGVDPIAAGELATGFVMAALRGLDPALLDHVDAGQHAT; translated from the coding sequence ATGAGCCGGCCGAGTTCCCCTGATCGATCCAGCACCCGCCGGAGCACGGCCGCCCGGCCGACCGACGGCGAACTGCTCGACGCCGCCCGCGCGGTGTTCGCCGAACGCGGCTACGCGCAGGCGACCATGGGCCTGATCGCCGAACGCGCCGACACCACCAAGCCGACCCTGTACGCGCATTTCGGCGACAAGGCGGCGCTTTTCCGCGCCACCGTGACGCGCGAGGTCGCCGCGGTGCGGAATTGGGTGCTCACCGCCTACGAAACGGCGGCCGCGACTCCGCTCGAAGAACGCGTCCGGCTCGCCGTGATGGCCATGTTCAGCTACGCGAGCGCCCACCCGGACAGCTTCCGCATGGTGTTCGACTCCGCCGTCGACGAGATGTCGAACGAGCGCCGCGCGCTGGCCGACACCGTCACCACCCACGTCGTCGACCGGGTCCGGGCGCACCTGCGCGCCCACGGCCGCACGCCCGGCCCCGGTGCGGACCTCCTCGCCGCGATGATGGTCGGCTTGGTCGGCCAGGCCGCGATGCACGTCTCCCACTCCCCCGGCGTCGACCCGATCGCGGCGGGCGAACTGGCCACCGGGTTCGTGATGGCCGCCCTGCGCGGTCTCGACCCCGCTCTGCTGGACCACGTCGACGCCGGGCAGCACGCCACCTGA